From Sander vitreus isolate 19-12246 chromosome 5, sanVit1, whole genome shotgun sequence:
ACATAATTGTGTAGAGAAATGGTTTACTGATTTTCAGTGCTATGGTCTGTCCAGCCTGGACATCTCTTGTCAGGGAGACTAACAGGCAGtaagaaatgcaaaacaataatgttaatgttttcagaATACAATATTTGTTTCAGTATTGTAACCAAATACATTGTGGCAatacacattgtgtgtgtgtgtgtgtgtgtgtgtgtgtgtgtgtgtgtgtgtgtgtgcactcaggGTATCCTGGAGCGACTAAATGCTGGGGAGGTGGTTGTAGGAGATGGAGGTTATGTGATGCAGCTAGAGCGACGTGGCTATGTGAAGGCTGGGCACTGGACACCTGAGGCTGCTGTTGAACATCCTGAAGCAGGTACATGTTACTTATTTATTAACATGATATGAGTATATTCTTATAAAGCACTTTTTTACTTGCatacaatgtttttgtgttttccgTAAAAGCCCCTCTTtctacctctctttctgtcagTTCGGCAGCTGCACAGGGAGTTCCTGAGAGCAGGAGCCAATGTGATTCAGACATTCACCTTCTACTGCAGTGAGGATAAACTGGAGATCAGTGGCAATGTCACCAACATCACCGTCAGTGGAAAAAACACCTATCAGACAAATCTAATGACATCCTCATCCTGTTTGCCTTACTGTACTTGATGAAAATGATTCTAACATTAGTCTGGTATCACAATCTGCTCTCGTCTGATCCAGGGGGCCCAGATCAATGAGGCAGCCTGTGACCTGGCCAGGGAGGTAGCCAATGAGGGTGATGCATTGGTCGCTGGGTGTGTGTCTAAGACTCCCTGTTATGTGAAGAGTCACAGTGAGACTGAGGTCAAGGCCATCTTTAAGAAACAGATGGATGACTTCCTCAAGAAGGACATTGATTTCTTTATAGTGGAGGTATGAACAGTACCCGGGAGAAATAACTGTACAACAGATGGTAATGTGCATaagttcagtgttttttttctgctatgtCTTGTTTAATGATTCAATGCACATTCCTCCTGCAGTTTGTTGATCATGTGGAAGAGGCAGTGTGGGCAGTGGAGGTGCTTAAGACCAGCGGTAAACCAGTGGGTGCAACACTGTGCATCTCCCCTCACGGAGACATGCACGGAGTCCCACCTGGACAGTGTGCTGTCAGGCTGGTCAAAGCTGGTACATCAACCTTCTGTGATGTGGTACTTCAAGTCGGCAAGTTTGACATGTTTCAGCTGTACAATCtgagtgtgttttattttattgtgtattaATGTGTTCACGTGCAGGAGCTGACATTGTTGGCGTAAATTGCCACTTGGACCCTCTGACATGCGTTCAAACAGTGAAGTTGATGAAAGCAGGGTTAGAGAAAGCTGGTCTCAAAGCACATCTCATGATCCAGCCGCTgggttttcacacacctgagtGCAACATCGGCGGATACACCAGCCTACCCGAATACCCCTTCGGTCAGTATTTGTATAATTATTTTCTGCAGAATAATGAGAAAACTGTTTTATATTCAATTACATTACTGTTATTCCAGTACATTCATGTAATGcctttatgtgtttgtttttgcaccaaacagcaaacaattaaaaacattttttagatTGACGGTACAAAAAAAATAGCACTTTAGCTAAGATCTGTCCTATGTTTACCAAACAGGGTCTATAATTAAATGATCCTGTTTAAATAACCCAACCATGCACTCCAAATCTTTGTTAGGAACAGTCTGAATGTTAATTTGTAAACTGTagttttgtatatttatgtaagtatgtatgtacGAATAAGCTTGTAAGGTATGTGAGTGTAGATCTCATGTGTTACTACCTTTTGAAACTGCCCTTATATGCAGTTTAATGAGAGCACCGAAATGACAAAATGCTCACACTTAAATATTTTACTATCCTCTCAGCATTGGAGACCAGAGCAATGACCCGCTGGGACATCCATAAGTATGCCAGAGAGGCGTACAATGCTGGAATTCGCTACATTGGTGGCTGCTGTGGATTTGAGCCCTACCATATCAGAGCTATAGCAGAAGAAGTGGCTGCAGAGAGGGGATTCCTCCCACCAGCTTCAGAGAAGCACGGACTTTGGGGAGCTGCTCTGGAGATGCACACTAAACCCTGGGTCAGAGCCAGGTAAGACTGAGCAGAAACAGCTACTGTATTAAAAGCATGCTCCATCTACTTTAAACAGTTTACCAAAAGACTGAAATCCATATTATGTATTATACATACAGTGGCATGGTGAAAGTTATAACAAAGGAGGCAAAATAACAGGAGAAATAGAAAAAAGTGTGTGTTCCTGATCTGCAAAAGTGCTGGTTTACAACCTACTAATCTACGAAAATGTGTCTTAGGGCTCGTCGGGAGTACTGGGAAAACCTTTTGCCTGCTTCTGGACGTCCCAAATGCCCTTCCATGGCCACACCAGCCGATGATTATGAAAAACAGCttgaaacaaaaatacaaatgtgatCTCTTGTATACACTATGCAGTTTGCTGTATTCTTTATATGTGTGATCAGATGGTCCCTTTTTTCATATACTGTAATGAATGGCAATTGAGGATCTGATTAGCCAGATCTTTTGTTTCAAAACTCAACAGCCCctcttattattttattataaggCAATTGGCTTGGCTATAATACACATACTATAACTTGGGTTCAGTCATCAGTGAATCAGCTGCTTCCTCTATTTTCTGTAATTACTATGCTCTATCCCCAAACCTAATAATACATAGATTGAACACAGTTGGCCTTTTACTAGTTAATAGTCTTTTTTGTTGTAAAACCTCTTCATAAGTTAATCATATTTGTTGATTGATTATTGTAATTTTGCTGGAAAATATtttcacataaataaaaatgagtttgtttttccaacaaTCCTGTTTTGTAAAAAGAAACGCACTGctaaatgtgttactgtatacAGATAGGTTTAGTAAGTGAAGTAGCCCAACTTCAATCACCTGTCTCTACTGAACATTTCTGTATAGTGAAATATGACTATACTGTATTCcttgtacagtggggcaaaaaagtatttagtcagccaccaattgtgcaagttctcccacttaaaaatatgagagaggcctgtaattttcatcataggtacacttcaactatgagagacaaaatgagaaaagcaatccagaaaatcacattgtaggatttttaatgaatttatttgcaaattatggtggaaaataagtatttggtcaataacaaaagttcatctcaatactttgttatataccctttgttggcaatgacagaggtcaaacgttttctgtaagtcttcacaaggttttcacacattgttgctggtattttggcccattcctccatgcagatctcctctagagcagtgatgttttggggttgtcactgggcaacacggactttcaactccctccaaaaattttctatggggttgagatctggagactggctaggctactccaggaccttgaaatgcttcttacgaagccactccttcgttgcccgggcggtgtgtttgggatcattatcatgctgaaagacccagccacgtttcatcttcaatgcccttgctgatggaaggaggttttcactcaaaatctcacgatacatggccccattcattctttcctttacacggatcagtcgtcctggtccctttgcagaaaaacagccccaaagcatgatgtttctacccccatgcttcacagtaggtatggtgttcttttaatgcaactcagcattatttcccctccaaacacgacgagtttattatattctattttggtttcatctgaccattctcccaatcctcttctggatcatccaaatgctctctagcaaactccagacgggtctggacatgtactggcttaagcagggggacacgtctggcactgcaggatttgagtccctggcggcgtagtgtgttactgatggtagcctttgttactttggtcccagctctctgcaggtcattcactaggtccccccgtgtggttctgggatttttgctcaccgttcttgtgatcattttgaccccacggggtgagatcttgcgtggagtcccggatcgagggagattattagtggtcttgtatgtcttccattttcttataatttctcccacagttgatttcttcacaccaagctgcttacctattgcagatgcagtcttcccagcctggtgcaggtctacaattttgtttctggtgtcctttgacagctctttggtcttggccatagtggagtttggagtgtgactgtttgaggttgtggacaggtgtcttttatactgataacaagttcaaacaggtgccattaatagaggtaacgagtggaggacagaggagcctcttaaaggagaagttacaggtctgtgagagccagaaatcttgcttgtttgtaggtgaccaaatacttaatttcctgaggaatttgcaaataaattcattaaaaatcctacaatgtgattttctggattttttctcattttgtctctcatagttgaagtgtacctacgatgaaaattacaggcctctctcatctttttaagtgggagaacttgcacaattggtggctgactaaatacttttttgccccactataTGTCTGAtcatattactttttatttctctAAACTGTGTCATGAATAACAAATTTCACATAAAAACAAAGCTGGTATCTTTACCCACCACTGCATTTATTAGTTGTAAACATCCTCACAAGCTGTCGTATGTGTTGTTAGATTGCTGAATTTTTGCCGCTAACTATTTCTAACAATGTTGATTTGTTAAAAAAGTAATGCTATGTTTTTGTTATTCAGAGATATATATGAGACACTTTTGTGCAACATACACAGGTTGTTGTacaaatcaatatcaatatttatGGTATCTTGTTAAGATAACAGGTCCCACACAGATTTGCACTTTGATCGCTGGATTCAGAGTCCAAAGTGCTAACCATAACCATTCCTAAGTTAGGAACAGTTGATACATTTGGTGATCATCGTCATCAATAAAGATAAACATGGATTTATGGCTAAGATATATCCATATTTTTCAAGCACTTCCAAGCACCTTATCAGAGCCTAAACCTTGGTTCAGTGtgttcacatacatacataaaaagaAATTGATCAATTTATGATTGCTTAGTTATGGCCAACAGTAATGGTTCAATGACCAGCTGCCAAAACCACCAGAAACCAATAAAACTGCATTGAGTTGacatagcagaaaaaaaaacaagccacTAATTTACAAAAAACATCCCTTGGTGAGAGATAAACCAAAGAATACAGACTAATTACTATCCATTTGTCCCTCTCACTTTGTGTTCTTATTGCACATGAGAAACCCATCTTCTACCTCTAGAAGCCACAATGCATCAAAATAGAAGATGGGACAGTGTTCTTCCACAGGGTAGGTCTATTGACCAACTAATTTAAGATGTATATTTTATGAGTTATATTGTTCCTTTTAACAAAATAAGGGACTGCAGTCccaacattttcacattttggggATACACTGTAGCAGCTATACTAGTATAGCTGATAGATATACTAGTGAAACATTAGCCTATTTGAGCTGGCAATCAGGAGACAGGCCTGCATTTTGAATCCTATTATTGGTCACAGATGACGATCAAGGAGTCATAGCaacgttttttcactttttgtttcAAGGAATTTATTAAAACTGCTTTAGGTTTGGGGTGAGCTATTTGAATGTTGTCTCTTGGCTCCTTACTATTACTGCAGCCTATCTCTGTCTTGAAACCCCTTTATTTGCTCTTTAATATTGTTAGCCCATTTCAGTATTTTATAAGATGTTAATAAAGGGCATTTTGAATGATTTTATTCAAAAGTAATTCATTCAAGAGGTCTATTCAAGAATGCAATCCCATTGTATTATAGGTCATGGTCCAATGGGGCTCTTTAAAGCAGAGGCAAACTGTTAGAATCCTAAGCATTTCTCTTAGCATCATTAGAATTGATGCAACCTGGTGAGGGATTGACTTTCAACTGCTTTAAGGCCTGTGACCATTAAAGGGGAATACTATTTTCCACTCCTGTCCTCTGTAACAGTCAACATGTGTAAATAATGAAAGCTCAACAGCTCTCTTCGACATAGTTACTCAGCCAGATGGCTTGAGGCATCTTTCTGCAGATACTTTACAGTTTAAATGCCACATTTATGCAGCATTTTCTAATATTTATTTCAGGATTACTTTATATGTTTTCTGGAAACAAATGTTCTTGTCAGTAATGCAACTTTCATAATGACTGGTAAAACTGTTTTACATATTATGATTTCAGGGCCTTCTGGCAGTAGAATAGGCTATTTTTGTATGAGCTGAAAGCTCATGAACTAAGGTCATCACATTATAATAGTCTACATCAGTCAATCAcaaataatgttgttgaatTAAATCAACTGTAGTGCAAATATATCACTATCTATTATAATAATCTATTATTTATCTgtgcacatgttttttttacagtttctttTTAGTTTTACATGCATATTGTAAGCATCCCACACTGCTCGACCTAAAACGTCAGCACGTCCCTCTATGTGCCCTAAAGTTGAGATACTAATGTTGCCTTTAAATGCTCCTCGGACTCACAGACCCCTAGTATGTTCTTAGCAGTATTTCGCAAGACTGCAGCCTAATTGTGACATCTGTTTAGCCAGTATAATACTACGGCTTACTAAACGGATTATAGCAATAGCAACAACATGGTAAAGCTggttaaatgtaaaaataaaaataaaaaacggtCACACTAAAACTTTGCGGCCGACTCCATGGAATTTCCGATATTTCTTCCAGCACTTGGAGCCaacgttattatttttttgaggATGTGGTCTTGCTGGGCAAACGAAGAAGAAAACATGGTGATGTTATGATTTTGGAGACGATGCTAACCTTTCTGGAGACAGTGCGATTGGACAAATCCCCTTGTCACACTTATTCATGGCCTCAGTCTGTTGTATTTGAACGATGTACGCCCTGTTTTTGGATCCGGATGGTACTTTATGATGAGAAAGGTCTGGAGCCGACAGATCGAGAATAACGGAACGCAGCTGAGAGGCGGATCGACCGCTGGACCTGGTAAACACACGGTCGCATGTTATGTGTCTGAGTCGAGACTTGTATGGTCGCAGAGCTAATGATAACGGTTGCAGGAGGTTGGGATAGGCAGCCAGACATCCGAGTTGAATGCAGGTGGGCCAGAGATGGGAAATGACACCGCACTGCTCCAAATGTATCCGCGAAGGAGGATATAGCACTTCAGGCGAAATATCCTCGGAGAGAAAACAATGTTTGTTTAACGCTGTTTTAACTGTAACACtaacactgtaacacacactgTTTGACTATTCTGTATCCGACTCTCAAACAGTGCAACGCAGGTTTTGTTGGCGCGAGCAGTGTCACTATTTTTGTTCCATCACTTTGCAGACATGTCCTTCACAATGGAGGATAATTTGGAGTCGGGGTGGGTAGCCGTTCGCCCGAATGCGTTTGAAGTGAAGGAAAAGCATAAATTTGTCTTTATCGTTGCCTGGAATGAAGTGGAGGGTAAATTTGCCATTACGTGTCACAACAGGACGGTGCAGAGGAGAAGCTTTGGTAGGGACCCACCGGCGGAGGCGACTGGCAAGGATGGGGACAAAACAAAATGGCCCGAAAGTCCCGTCCGAGTATCTAAGAGCCCTAGCAAAGGAGCCAAGGAGGCTGTGTTTAGAGGCCCTAAGACCGTCATATCAACAAAACCAAGCCCTGTCAAAATTCCAACTGTGATTAAATCAGCAGCATCTCTGGTTAGTCCTGATACAGAGGTGTTAAAATCACTAAGAGAGGGGCAACTGTCTCCCTCACTGGACAGCTTGGACCTGGAGGAACTGGACAGTCTGGGCATGAAGGACTGCAGCTGGGCCGGACTCTTCTCCTTCCAGGACCTCCGATCAATCCATCAGCAGCTGTGCTCGGTGAACTCGGACCTGGAACCCTGCCTTCCGGTGTTTCCGGAGGAACCAGCCGGTATGTGGACAGTGCTGTTTGGCCCGACGGAAGTAACCGAAACCGAAATGGATGAGCTTTGCTACAGTTTACAGATGTACCTAGGCCACGCGCTCGATACGTGTGGATGGAAGATCCTTTCGCAGGTTCTGTTTACGGAAAACGACGACCTAGATGAGTACTATGAGAGCCTGAGCGAGCTGAGGCAGTCCGGGTTAGAAGAGGCGCTCAACCGTGCAGCAAAACATCTGCAAGAGGTGAGATCTTTTGTGatcctcccacagtatctccatGACTTTATCAGCTTCGTATTGACATAGTTTGTGCATATTCTTTCTCTGAAACTCACAATCACACAGTTGCACATCTGAAGACCACAGTCTTTCTGTTGTGCTGACCAGACCAAAGGGACTGCTTGAGGCTGTGCCATACCACAATGGTAGTGAGGAAGTTTGATGCACTAGCCGTTCATGTGAGGTAGCCAGGTATTTAATAGACATACTTAGTAATAGATTGCATTCAATTGAGTACAAAGCAATGCAGTTTGCAGAAAAGGGGTGAGCTATGATACTGTGTTGGAGATCTTCGCTTAAAATAAGTATATTTTAGgcatcatttatatattttcatatatgGGAAATTTTAATAAGAGGACAAAATGGTAAGTACTTCTTCACACAAAATCTCTGGTAAACTGCGTGTAGATGTGTGGACCATTCAGTAGATGCAGATAACATAACCAATTGTAAAAATGAGTTAACGTTTATGAAGTAAACCAAACAATAAAAGCTAACTTGGTATTGGTATAACTAATGTATTATACATTTATTAGGTatttaaaacaggaaaataatTCAGGTCTGTGAGAAAAAGAGGTCACCAGAAGTTACAGAATGTACAAGGCATGCAACAATCTAACCTCCATAAGCAGAGGCAGAACCACATCTCCTTTAACAATTGCACACTGATGAGACAGCTGACAGTGACACTGAgtggcgtagcacaaaattctgggccctgtagaaaggcattttctatgggcccctccccgcatccacagctattcattctagcatctttttgggccctcctcacatgagggccctgggtactcagtccccttcttccccccagtccgacgccccagAGTGACACTGACAAGACGTCTCCATTATTCTTTTATTCCTATTAAATTATTCTCTTGGGAATACAGTGGAACTGGCCAGCTAGTAATAGAAGGAGGAATTTGTAAAATTAGGTTGTAACTGTAGTCCTGTAGGTAATATTATACCCTCAGCATGGCTGCTGGTTACACAGCTGAGAGTTAAgtgtgtacacatacacacgcacacacacacacacacacacacacacacacacacacacacacacacacacacacacacacacatacacttcaaGCTCTTCTCATCTTTTAGAATGAACACTTCTGATAAAGAATAAATCTCAGCTTTTCTATGGAACCATACTGGACAGCCCCAAACGAGGCAGGTTGCTATGAAGACTTTACCTACTGTCAGTAGGTAGAAGGTTGTCAGTTTAGTTGCAAGATATCACAATTTGTAGTGGACCtttctttgttatttatatataaagacTTGAGTAACACactatatttaaatgtttaatgatATCGACTCACTGAAATATCAGATGTTATATATCAcgtttctgtctcttttgttCTTATACTGTTGTTATGAGAACACGTAGGAAGAAAATGCAGAAACAGTCAATATTCTTCTGACAAATCTATGTATCAGGAAATAATTGTcgtaaatattaatttatttgttattactgttatttgtttaaaaacatatttattcaacagatcagcatttaaaaaaacaagaatacaCATCCTGTAGTTTCAGTGCGCACCAGAAGGGAATTAAAAAGCATTAGTCTTGATATCGAAAAACAAGAATCTTGAGAATTTCACATGTGgtgaaaacataacaaaaataaaatgttaaaaaaaactctgtctTTGATTATAACTTGTTACTCTGTCAAatagcatacagtatgtacgtatgtgtggTGGTGTGTTCAAAAGTGTGTATGGATGAAAAGAAGTAGATGTTTGATGATGTGCCGTAGTGAATATGagttttataattgtttttataaataGTTAGAAAATATGTCTTCAAGTTATTTTAATAAACATTGTTGTGAAACACCtctgtatgtatataatataatcaaaCACTAGCACCAATATTTTAGTGATCGACTTAGTTCTGCTTTGAGATCTTGATACAGTGGAGGCATAATCCAAACACCATACACACTCCAGGCTCCTCTTACACATCAGCAGCAGCTAGTAATTGATTACAGTAACTGCGCTTACTATAAACAGACAATATATCGATACTCACTGGCTCTCACATTGTACTACTAATCAATGGGGTTAGATTAATGCAGCATTGACTTATTGAGCCAGAGAATGCAAGAAGTCCTCTGAGAGAACAGGTTAGAAAGAGCATTTATGGCATTTTGCCATTATTAGCATCACAGCCTTACTCCTGACCATTATAGTGGAGGGTACATCAACTTTGACTGTTACCTGTATTTATGTAATAAATATCTTTCCATTACACATAGTATTGACCAAGATAATAGCCAATTCCCAGGTAAAACACACCTATTCATTGCGAATGCTGCAAAACTATGAATTTAAAAATAGTCAAATTAAAGAATATTTGTAATGTGAATGGTAGGATTTTATATATTCAgtagtatatatttttatttatcacaaaaatGGAAGTAAAGACAAAATAATTACTTATTATTTTAAGCTTCCAATGTTCATGACTCTAGCAGTACAGTAAGTTCACAGTATAATACATTTGATATCTGCTTGAATGTTTACTGTCATTGCAAAAGTAAGAAAGAGTCAAGAGACTACATCCATGTACATGCGGATGTGTTTGTATTACTTCCTGGCCTTTCCCCTTTGCTCTGCTTTTGGCAGTGAAAAGAGGCTGTGAGTGGCACAGACCAACCACCCACATGTCATTCCACCCAGTCAGTCCCACACCCACTCCCTTTCAgttgagaaacacacacacacacacacacacacacacacacacacacacacacacgcacacacacctttttcaaaactcttcaTTAATCTCACATCCAAAACTAACACCTTTTCACTTTGACTGTTCTAAAGTTTATGTAATAAGAATTAATCTTAAATTTGCTTTAATATCCTTTACGTTTTCTATATCTGTGCATATAGTAATTAAAAcatatagaaaaataaaaagttgaaacaaaaagcaaattCAAAGCTGTAATAAatactgtaataacaaaaaaccTCAACAAGTATAGTATAACTCATACTGTACAGCACTGTCAGGGTTCTAGTCATCCCTCTCTCCTGCACTTGGTTCTCATCAGCATCACATCTAATGTCTTTTAGCTgaaatcagctgtttggaatgattaatatttcattttattgtttattctcaTTCATTCtgaattgaatgtgtttttaacagttttgaaaactgtgtgtaagcatttaaaaaaggtgCTGCATATATAGTGTTTTGCAGGTGGTGGAGTGTGAATGAGAAAAGAGTTCTTGGATTTTGGAAAATGTGGTCATTGAATGCATTTTGCGTGAAAGCAATGAAAAGTGATTCACTGTTTGGTCCACATAGACTTCTGTTTGGCTGACTGTGATGAGTTTTGGCAATTTGACTTCAGTTTTGACCATGTTAGCAATCGGGAAAAATAAGGACATTCAGCTCTTTATCATGGCAAATGCTCTGTACAGAAATTCATTCAACACACTTTGttgtgtcaaacacacacacacacacacacacacacacacactggcatatTGGTCCTTCCACTACATTTGAGGGCTGAGTTAATGGCTATTTCAGTGATTGCTGGTAGCCTGCAGGATTGTTCAGTCTggcaaaaatgtgtgtgtattgatttTATTCCCTGCAGCAGAAAGGTCTCTGCTCAGTCAGCCAATGTCTGTGTACTGAGACTGCACTCAGATATACTCCTATTATTTACAGTTACACAATAGTCTCACAGTAAGGTGCACGTTTCTATTCACTGCTGAGTGAcactaaaatatgtatttaagcATGTTCTTATGCCTTGTGTTTTCATGGATGGGTTAACTGATTTGACACAGTTATCACACTGTTCTACAGATAACAGTCTAATGGAAACATGTTACATCTACATTACAGCCACTTAGTATGTTTGGCTTCTGCTCACTGCACGTTTCCTGACTTGTACGTAACAGACACTTGAATAAATATATCAGgcctataatgtttttttttcaatcaaggTGCCAACAACTGTcttagtgtttgtttgtttgtttggaccTCTTTGGAAGCCCATTTTCCCACTACATCCAGTATGAATAACTGCAAATGCCTTATTATGTAACAAGGCCGTACAGATATTTTAAAAGAAGCTATGAATATTTATCTGTTTATCTGTGATATTCTGAAGGTTGGTTGTATGTTGACAATGATCAAAATTAACttactgtgtgtgcatgtgatgcAGCTGCTGGAGAAGCACCAGACCATGGACAGTATGGTGAAGCTGTTGGAGCTAtatgaggaggaagatgaggccTATGGAGGCCTGCTGGAGGCCTCCACACGGCTGTACCAGTACCTGCTGCAGCCCTTCAGAGACATGAGGGAACTAGCAATGCTACGCAGACAGCAGATCAAGGTAACAATTACTGTAAAGTTTGCTGTTTAAGTGTATAAACGTGTGCACATTAAGAAGCAGCCAAGCCTCTTcaacttttacacacacacacacacaccgtagaTGGCCAGCTGAATTTTGTAgtaaaaagagaggagaaactaaaaagtttgtgttttttgtgttgtttctgtttttcagtttataatttgaatatatattttctgaCTCCAGGAGTTACTCAGATGTATGTTTACTGTAAATAATATATGTGGGAAGCAGCTACAATGCAGATAGTCCTAGATTCAGTGATTTACgtatttctgtatttctctAGAGGCACCAACATAGAACagtcataaaacacaggaaaGTCTCATGTCTCTCAAAATAGAGTCTGCTCAATTATGTGCATAATTGACTGTGGTGTATTATGGAAAATTGATTACCGGTATTGTGTATATTCTGATAAATGCCTTATGGTTAGTGAAGCAGTGGGAGGGTGGTTAGATGCATCTTATTGCATAGAAAAGATGAAGGCTGGTGAATGGATAAATGGTGGAAATAATTATTGCAGTGCTGATAGCTGATTTATATTTAGCTCACTGACTCACATCAGTAATAAAAAGACTTCAAAATCGCATTACTGCATAacatccacacaaacacacagcttttCCCAACCTTGGGTGGAACTCCTTCCTGTCAGGTTTGTCCATTTCCACAGTATCTAAAACACTTGGGATGTGGCAGTTGGGGGTTGAGTGACATACTGTGAGATGGAATGGAGC
This genomic window contains:
- the LOC144518133 gene encoding betaine--homocysteine S-methyltransferase 1-like; the protein is MDSKEEKRGILERLNAGEVVVGDGGYVMQLERRGYVKAGHWTPEAAVEHPEAVRQLHREFLRAGANVIQTFTFYCSEDKLEISGNVTNITGAQINEAACDLAREVANEGDALVAGCVSKTPCYVKSHSETEVKAIFKKQMDDFLKKDIDFFIVEFVDHVEEAVWAVEVLKTSGKPVGATLCISPHGDMHGVPPGQCAVRLVKAGADIVGVNCHLDPLTCVQTVKLMKAGLEKAGLKAHLMIQPLGFHTPECNIGGYTSLPEYPFALETRAMTRWDIHKYAREAYNAGIRYIGGCCGFEPYHIRAIAEEVAAERGFLPPASEKHGLWGAALEMHTKPWVRARARREYWENLLPASGRPKCPSMATPADDYEKQLETKIQM